One genomic region from Effusibacillus pohliae DSM 22757 encodes:
- the rpoB gene encoding DNA-directed RNA polymerase subunit beta, protein MRGQLVEYGRRKRRTYARIKEVMELPNLIEIQQKSYQWFLDEGLKEMFQEISPIQDFTGNLVLEFVDYSLGEPKYDVEESKERDVTYAAPLRVKVRLINRETGEVKEQEVFMGDFPLMTETGTFIINGAERVIVSQLVRSPSVYFNTKTDKNGKKTYTATVIPNRGAWLELETDAKDIVYVRIDRTRKIPVTVLLRALGFSTDAEILNLLGENEFIRNTLDKDNTDSAEKALLEIYERLRPGEPPTLENARNLLVSRFFDPKRYDLANVGRYKINKKLHIKNRLLNQRLAEKLVDPRTGEVLAEAGQVVDRRLLDRILPALEEAVNFVEYRTTSGVVAEEQIRLQEVLIYSPYEEGKVLKVIGNGGVDRHVKHITAADIVASISYFLNLLHGVGSTDDIDHLGNRRLRSVGELLQNQFRIGLSRMERVVRERMSIQDANAITPQALINIRPVIAAIKEFFGSSQLSQFMDQTNPLAELTHKRRLSALGPGGLTRERAGFEVRDVHHSHYGRMCPIETPEGPNIGLINSLSTYARINEFGFIETPYRRVDPETGRVTDEIHYLTADEEDNYVIAQANVRLDEEGNFLDDSVIVRYKEETLILPPDRVDYVDVSPKQVVSVATALIPFLENDDANRALMGSNMQRQAVPLLVPDAPFVGTGLEHKAAKDSGAVVVSKHNGVVERVDASEIWIREQKEVDGKIVKGNLHKYKLLKFARSNQGTCINQRPIVKVGDTVQKGEIIADGPATDQGELAIGKNVLVAFMTWEGYNYEDAILLSEKLVKEDVYTSIHIEEYEAEARDTKLGPEEITRDIPNVGEDALRNLDERGIIRIGAEVNAGDILVGKVTPKGVTELTAEERLLHAIFGEKAREVRDTSVRVPNGGAGIVVDVKVFTRENGDELPPGVNQLVRVYIAQKRKISEGDKMAGRHGNKGVVARIMPEEDMPFLEDGTPVQVVLNPLGVPSRMNIGQVLEVHLGMAARALGMHVATPVFDGASEDDVFDTLEEAGLARDGKHVLYDGRTGEPFENRVTVGVMYMLKLHHLVDDKIHARSTGPYSLVTQQPLGGKAQFGGQRFGEMEVWALEAYGAAYTLQEILTVKSDDVIGRVKTYEAIVKGENVPEPGVPESFKVLIKELQSLGMDVKILSEDEQEIVMREIDDEEDAGEKLNLNLEAREANEE, encoded by the coding sequence TTGCGGGGACAACTTGTTGAGTACGGTCGGCGGAAGCGTCGCACGTACGCTCGGATCAAAGAAGTGATGGAGCTGCCCAACCTGATTGAGATCCAGCAGAAATCCTACCAGTGGTTCCTGGATGAAGGGCTGAAGGAGATGTTCCAGGAAATCTCGCCGATTCAGGATTTCACCGGCAATCTGGTGCTGGAGTTTGTCGATTACAGTCTGGGTGAACCGAAATACGACGTTGAGGAATCGAAGGAACGAGACGTTACATATGCGGCTCCGTTACGGGTCAAGGTCCGGTTGATCAACAGGGAAACGGGCGAAGTGAAAGAGCAGGAAGTGTTCATGGGCGATTTCCCGTTGATGACCGAAACTGGAACCTTCATCATCAACGGGGCGGAGCGTGTCATCGTCAGCCAGCTGGTTCGCTCGCCCAGCGTCTATTTTAACACGAAAACGGACAAAAATGGCAAAAAAACCTACACCGCGACGGTGATTCCCAACCGCGGCGCATGGCTCGAGCTGGAAACCGACGCGAAAGATATCGTGTATGTAAGAATTGACCGCACAAGGAAGATCCCGGTGACGGTGCTTTTGCGCGCTCTCGGCTTTTCGACCGATGCGGAGATCCTCAATTTGCTTGGGGAAAATGAGTTCATTCGCAACACGCTCGACAAGGACAACACCGATTCGGCGGAAAAGGCGCTGTTGGAGATTTACGAACGGCTGCGCCCTGGTGAACCGCCGACGCTGGAAAATGCCCGCAACCTGCTGGTCTCCCGTTTCTTCGATCCGAAACGGTACGACCTGGCCAATGTGGGACGCTACAAAATCAACAAGAAACTGCATATCAAAAACCGCTTGCTGAACCAGCGGCTCGCCGAAAAGTTGGTCGATCCCCGGACCGGCGAGGTGCTGGCGGAAGCCGGGCAGGTAGTCGACCGGCGTTTGCTGGACCGGATTTTGCCGGCGCTGGAGGAAGCGGTCAATTTTGTCGAATACAGAACGACCTCCGGGGTTGTGGCGGAAGAGCAGATCCGGTTGCAGGAGGTATTGATCTACTCGCCGTATGAGGAAGGCAAAGTGCTGAAGGTGATCGGCAACGGCGGTGTCGACCGGCATGTGAAACATATTACGGCGGCTGATATCGTCGCTTCAATTTCCTATTTCCTGAATCTGCTGCACGGGGTCGGTTCGACCGACGACATCGACCATCTGGGCAACCGCCGCCTGCGTTCGGTGGGCGAACTGCTGCAAAATCAGTTCCGCATCGGGCTGTCGCGGATGGAGCGCGTCGTACGGGAACGGATGTCGATCCAGGACGCGAATGCGATCACGCCGCAAGCGTTGATCAACATCCGGCCGGTGATCGCGGCGATCAAGGAATTTTTCGGCTCAAGCCAGCTGTCCCAGTTCATGGACCAAACCAACCCGCTCGCCGAGCTGACCCACAAGCGCCGTCTGTCTGCGTTGGGACCGGGCGGTTTGACGCGTGAACGGGCCGGCTTTGAGGTGCGTGACGTGCATCATTCGCACTATGGGCGGATGTGCCCGATCGAAACGCCGGAAGGTCCGAACATCGGACTGATCAACTCGCTGTCCACATACGCGCGGATTAACGAATTCGGATTTATCGAAACTCCTTACCGGCGGGTCGATCCCGAGACAGGGCGGGTGACCGACGAGATCCATTACCTGACGGCGGATGAAGAGGACAACTATGTGATCGCGCAGGCGAACGTTAGGTTGGATGAAGAAGGCAACTTCCTGGACGATTCGGTGATCGTCCGCTACAAAGAGGAAACACTGATTTTGCCGCCGGATCGGGTGGATTACGTGGACGTCTCGCCGAAACAGGTCGTCTCGGTGGCGACCGCGCTGATCCCGTTCCTGGAGAACGACGACGCGAACCGGGCATTGATGGGATCGAACATGCAGCGGCAGGCGGTGCCGCTGTTGGTGCCGGACGCTCCGTTTGTCGGCACCGGCCTTGAGCATAAAGCGGCCAAAGACTCGGGTGCGGTCGTCGTCAGCAAGCATAACGGCGTCGTCGAACGGGTCGACGCGAGCGAAATCTGGATTCGTGAACAGAAAGAAGTCGACGGCAAAATTGTCAAGGGCAATCTCCATAAATACAAACTGTTGAAGTTTGCACGTTCCAACCAGGGAACCTGCATCAACCAGCGGCCGATCGTGAAAGTCGGCGACACGGTGCAAAAAGGCGAAATCATCGCGGACGGGCCGGCCACCGACCAAGGCGAACTGGCGATCGGGAAAAATGTGCTGGTGGCGTTCATGACCTGGGAAGGGTACAACTACGAGGATGCGATTTTGCTGTCCGAGAAGTTGGTGAAGGAAGACGTTTATACATCGATTCACATTGAAGAATATGAGGCGGAAGCACGCGACACCAAGCTCGGACCGGAAGAAATCACCCGCGACATTCCGAACGTCGGGGAAGATGCGCTGCGAAACCTGGACGAACGGGGCATCATCCGGATCGGCGCGGAAGTCAACGCGGGCGACATTCTTGTCGGCAAAGTGACGCCGAAAGGCGTGACGGAACTGACGGCGGAAGAACGGCTGCTGCACGCGATTTTCGGCGAAAAAGCGCGGGAAGTCCGCGATACATCGGTGCGCGTGCCGAATGGTGGTGCCGGTATCGTGGTCGACGTCAAGGTATTCACGCGTGAAAACGGGGACGAACTGCCGCCAGGAGTCAATCAGCTTGTCCGCGTCTACATCGCGCAGAAGCGGAAGATTTCCGAAGGGGACAAAATGGCGGGCCGCCACGGGAACAAGGGTGTCGTTGCCCGTATTATGCCGGAGGAAGACATGCCGTTCCTGGAAGACGGAACACCAGTGCAAGTTGTCCTGAATCCGCTGGGAGTTCCGTCGCGGATGAACATCGGGCAGGTGTTGGAAGTGCACCTGGGAATGGCGGCGAGAGCGCTCGGCATGCATGTGGCGACGCCGGTATTTGACGGCGCCAGCGAGGACGATGTGTTCGACACGCTGGAAGAAGCCGGTCTTGCCCGCGACGGCAAGCACGTGCTGTACGACGGCCGTACCGGTGAACCGTTTGAAAACCGGGTGACGGTCGGCGTCATGTACATGCTGAAGCTGCACCATCTGGTTGACGACAAGATCCACGCCCGTTCGACCGGTCCTTACTCGCTGGTTACCCAACAGCCGCTGGGCGGAAAGGCGCAGTTTGGCGGCCAGCGGTTCGGGGAGATGGAAGTGTGGGCGCTGGAAGCGTATGGTGCGGCTTATACCCTGCAGGAAATCCTGACTGTCAAATCGGACGACGTAATCGGCCGCGTCAAGACTTACGAGGCGATCGTCAAAGGCGAAAACGTGCCGGAACCGGGTGTTCCCGAGTCGT